The following coding sequences lie in one Eubacterium ventriosum genomic window:
- a CDS encoding Ig-like domain-containing protein, translating to MKNKYGFCKGLAALVLLMLCALTIKDNAYAQTAKTYKILFIGNSHTYYNDMPNIFKGIAKADGIDCEVSSITSAGYKLSQFADTTDTYGALVYEALTKNTWDYVVVQENRAVLVEKEYKTESAVNTLHSLIKKAGAKMIIYATQPNNIGSTFSVNSTSFYLTDLQIEQILTRNNFKIANNYEGLVAASGTNFMRVMADYPDITLYRTDNLHPTVAGSYLAACTIYYRMFNKSPYGNKFLPGSEYDTDKLISKLAMDDALILQQIADGRLLINTHYTTINKGQSSKLTATFTANAKNETLTDYKNNIIWDSTDLAGVSINKLTGEFTALKTGKYQVMATTDSGLICYSTIDVKQPATSLTIKEDKILKVVKGYSGHYTTEMGPSDTTDKITWKSDLPSVVSVNSNGNITAKKVGIAKITATTTSGIKVVHYVRVKLKTPTGVKLTKKSKKITKKKKSYSVTVKWTKNTNAVKYYVYRRLSTRSSYTRIATTTKPKYIDTKVKKNKKYYYKIKAIYSNTKLNSDKTPAYAIEIGK from the coding sequence ATGAAGAATAAGTATGGATTTTGTAAAGGATTGGCAGCTTTAGTACTTTTGATGTTATGTGCTTTAACAATAAAAGACAATGCATATGCACAGACAGCAAAGACATACAAGATACTATTTATTGGAAACAGTCATACATATTATAACGATATGCCAAATATTTTTAAGGGAATAGCCAAGGCAGATGGCATTGATTGTGAGGTGTCATCAATTACTTCTGCAGGATACAAACTTAGTCAGTTTGCAGACACAACAGACACATATGGAGCACTGGTATACGAAGCTCTTACAAAGAATACATGGGATTATGTTGTTGTACAGGAGAACCGTGCTGTTTTAGTTGAAAAAGAGTATAAAACAGAGTCAGCAGTAAATACTCTTCATTCTTTAATTAAAAAAGCAGGTGCAAAGATGATTATTTATGCTACACAGCCTAATAATATCGGCAGTACTTTTAGTGTTAATTCAACATCTTTTTATTTAACTGATTTGCAGATTGAACAGATTCTTACAAGAAATAACTTTAAAATAGCTAATAACTATGAAGGTCTTGTTGCTGCATCAGGAACAAACTTTATGAGAGTAATGGCTGATTATCCTGACATAACTTTGTATCGTACAGATAATCTTCATCCTACAGTTGCAGGAAGTTATTTGGCAGCCTGCACAATTTACTATAGAATGTTTAACAAGAGTCCTTATGGAAATAAGTTTTTGCCGGGAAGCGAATATGACACTGACAAGTTAATATCAAAGTTAGCAATGGATGATGCTTTAATTTTGCAGCAGATTGCTGATGGCAGATTATTAATTAACACTCATTATACAACCATTAATAAAGGTCAAAGTTCAAAGCTTACAGCAACATTTACAGCTAATGCTAAGAATGAAACATTGACAGATTATAAGAATAACATTATATGGGATAGCACTGATTTAGCAGGCGTATCCATTAATAAGTTGACAGGTGAATTTACAGCTCTTAAAACAGGAAAATATCAGGTTATGGCAACTACAGATAGTGGTCTTATCTGTTATTCAACAATTGATGTAAAGCAGCCTGCCACATCTTTAACTATTAAAGAAGACAAAATCCTTAAAGTAGTAAAAGGTTATAGTGGTCACTATACTACAGAAATGGGACCTAGTGATACAACAGATAAGATAACATGGAAAAGTGACTTGCCAAGCGTTGTAAGCGTAAACAGCAATGGGAACATTACCGCAAAAAAAGTAGGAATTGCAAAAATTACAGCAACAACAACCAGTGGCATTAAAGTTGTTCATTATGTTCGTGTAAAATTAAAAACACCTACAGGTGTTAAGCTTACAAAGAAATCTAAGAAGATTACAAAGAAGAAAAAATCCTATAGTGTTACAGTTAAATGGACTAAAAATACAAATGCTGTTAAGTATTATGTATATAGAAGACTTTCAACTAGGAGCTCATATACAAGAATTGCAACAACTACTAAACCTAAGTACATAGACACAAAGGTTAAGAAGAATAAAAAGTATTATTACAAGATTAAAGCAATCTATTCAAATACAAAACTTAACAGTGATAAGACACCGGCATATGCCATTGAAATAGGAAAATAA
- a CDS encoding elongation factor G, with the protein MNVYETSSIRNVVFLGHGGSGKTTLAEAISYSTGVITRMGRVQDGNTISDYDKEEIKRKFSINASVIPVEWNGLKINILDAPGYFDFVGQMEDAMSVADAAVIVVNGKAGIEVGTIKAWEICERRQIPRIFFITNMDDPNAKYMEIVEQLKERFGKKVAPFHLPIIEDGKLTGYVNVVKMGGRKFTDDLGSYTERDIPEDLTPELEPCREQLMEAVAESDEDLMDKYFSGEEFTYEEISMALRRSVIKCDIVPVQIGSGVNCQGVNSFLQTCEKYFPSADKAEVMKIAINLETGEEVIGDFDWNKPVSAYVFKTIMDPFVGKYSLVKVRTGVLCAGDTVYNATKDVEEKLSKLYVMRGKNVIEVQKLYAGDIGAIGKLASTRTGDTLSTKEWPIEYHPTTMSKPYTYVRYKAVNKGEEEKIAQALNKLTIEDLTLKVVVDDENKQTLLYGIGEQQLEVAASKLEERYKVKITLEKPRIAFRETIKKKVQVQGKHKKQSGGHGQYGDVVMEFEPSGDLSKPYEFEEKIFGGAVPRNYFPAVEKGIQECVKAGPLAGYPVVGIKATLIDGSYHPVDSSEMAFKMATVLAFKKGFMEANPILLEPIALLSVTAPDKYSGDIMGDLNKRRGRITNMIPTDTGKQIIEAEVPMLELSGYSTSLRSITGGSGDFEYVVSKYEQAPADVQNRVIEEQK; encoded by the coding sequence ATGAACGTATATGAAACATCCAGTATTAGAAATGTTGTTTTTCTTGGTCACGGAGGATCAGGAAAGACTACTTTGGCAGAAGCCATTTCTTATTCTACAGGAGTAATTACCAGAATGGGACGGGTGCAGGACGGTAATACTATCAGTGATTATGATAAGGAGGAGATTAAACGAAAGTTTTCCATAAATGCTTCAGTTATACCGGTAGAGTGGAATGGTTTGAAGATTAACATTCTTGACGCACCGGGATATTTTGATTTTGTGGGTCAGATGGAAGATGCAATGAGTGTTGCTGATGCAGCAGTTATTGTTGTAAATGGCAAGGCGGGAATCGAAGTTGGAACAATTAAGGCTTGGGAGATTTGTGAGAGAAGACAGATTCCAAGAATATTCTTTATTACCAACATGGATGATCCTAATGCTAAATATATGGAAATCGTGGAGCAGTTGAAAGAAAGATTTGGAAAGAAAGTGGCTCCATTCCATTTGCCTATTATTGAAGATGGAAAGTTAACAGGATATGTTAACGTGGTAAAAATGGGAGGCAGAAAGTTTACCGACGACCTTGGAAGCTATACGGAAAGAGATATTCCTGAGGATTTAACACCAGAACTTGAACCTTGTAGGGAACAGTTAATGGAAGCAGTGGCAGAATCAGACGAAGATCTTATGGATAAATATTTTTCAGGGGAAGAATTTACATACGAGGAGATTTCAATGGCTCTTAGAAGAAGTGTTATCAAGTGTGACATTGTTCCGGTACAGATTGGCTCAGGAGTAAATTGTCAGGGCGTTAACAGCTTTCTTCAGACTTGCGAGAAATATTTTCCATCAGCAGATAAAGCTGAAGTAATGAAGATTGCCATAAACTTAGAAACAGGAGAAGAAGTTATAGGTGATTTTGATTGGAACAAACCTGTTTCAGCATATGTATTTAAAACTATAATGGATCCTTTTGTTGGTAAGTATTCTCTTGTAAAAGTTAGAACCGGAGTGTTGTGTGCAGGGGATACAGTTTACAACGCCACAAAAGATGTAGAAGAAAAACTAAGTAAGCTTTACGTAATGCGTGGCAAGAATGTAATAGAGGTTCAAAAACTATACGCAGGAGATATTGGAGCAATTGGCAAGCTTGCCAGCACAAGAACAGGAGATACCTTATCAACTAAGGAATGGCCTATAGAATATCATCCAACAACAATGTCAAAGCCTTATACATATGTAAGATATAAAGCAGTTAACAAGGGTGAAGAAGAAAAAATAGCCCAGGCTTTAAACAAGCTTACAATTGAAGATTTAACATTGAAGGTGGTTGTAGATGATGAAAATAAGCAGACATTACTTTATGGAATAGGTGAACAGCAGTTAGAAGTTGCAGCATCTAAGCTTGAAGAAAGATATAAGGTTAAGATTACATTAGAGAAACCTAGAATTGCTTTTAGAGAAACAATAAAGAAGAAAGTTCAGGTTCAGGGCAAACACAAGAAACAGTCAGGTGGTCATGGTCAGTATGGAGATGTTGTAATGGAATTTGAGCCGTCAGGAGATTTGTCGAAACCTTATGAGTTTGAGGAGAAGATTTTTGGTGGAGCAGTTCCAAGAAATTATTTCCCTGCTGTAGAAAAAGGTATTCAGGAATGTGTTAAAGCAGGTCCACTTGCGGGGTACCCTGTAGTTGGAATTAAGGCTACTTTAATTGATGGCTCATATCACCCTGTTGATTCATCTGAAATGGCATTTAAGATGGCTACAGTATTAGCATTTAAGAAAGGTTTTATGGAAGCTAACCCGATATTGCTTGAGCCTATTGCACTTTTAAGCGTTACAGCACCTGATAAATATTCAGGAGACATAATGGGCGATTTAAATAAGAGAAGAGGAAGAATAACTAACATGATTCCAACAGATACAGGAAAGCAGATTATAGAGGCTGAAGTCCCAATGTTAGAATTGTCGGGTTATTCAACTTCACTACGTTCAATTACCGGAGGAAGTGGAGATTTTGAATATGTAGTATCAAAATACGAGCAGGCACCGGCAGATGTTCAAAACAGAGTGATTGAAGAGCAGAAATAA
- a CDS encoding ABC transporter ATP-binding protein, which yields MYLELKDIKKSFGTGENITQVLKGISCGIEKGKICVLLGPSGSGKSTLLNIIGGIEKADGGSISIDGELMESMNEKKLSLYRRKHLGYVFQSYNLIPNLTVRENIEVGAYLSSNPLPIDDMIKTLGLWEHQNKTPNQLSGGQQQRTAIGRAIIKNPGILLCDEPTGALDYNTSKEILKLIEDVNKKYGNTVILVTHNDAIKNMADYVIKLKDGQIRKTDINENKIPAMELEW from the coding sequence ATGTATCTGGAACTAAAGGATATTAAAAAGTCATTTGGAACAGGGGAGAACATAACTCAGGTTTTAAAGGGGATTAGTTGTGGTATAGAAAAAGGGAAGATATGTGTGTTACTTGGACCATCAGGTTCAGGTAAATCAACACTTCTTAATATCATAGGTGGAATTGAAAAGGCAGACGGGGGAAGTATTTCAATTGATGGCGAGCTAATGGAGTCAATGAATGAAAAGAAACTTTCTCTTTATAGAAGAAAGCATTTGGGATATGTATTTCAGTCTTACAACTTGATTCCAAATCTTACAGTTAGGGAAAATATTGAAGTTGGAGCTTATTTAAGCAGTAATCCATTACCTATTGATGATATGATTAAAACTTTAGGTTTATGGGAACACCAGAATAAGACTCCAAATCAGTTATCAGGTGGACAGCAGCAGAGAACTGCCATTGGTCGTGCGATTATAAAGAATCCGGGCATTCTTCTCTGTGATGAACCAACAGGAGCCCTTGATTACAACACTTCAAAAGAGATATTAAAGTTAATTGAAGATGTAAATAAGAAATATGGAAACACTGTAATTCTTGTTACGCATAATGATGCCATAAAGAATATGGCTGATTATGTAATTAAGTTAAAAGACGGTCAGATTAGAAAGACAGACATTAATGAAAATAAAATACCTGCAATGGAATTAGAATGGTAA
- a CDS encoding prephenate dehydrogenase has product MREHITFGFVGIGLIGGSIAKALRRVYPSCKIIVYNRSAEPRVMAINDGTANIAVPQVNETFNECDYIFLCTPVEKNVEYLKILKDIIKDDCIITDVGSVKGNIHKAVEELGLEKNFIGGHPMAGSEKTSYTYANDRLVENAYYAITPTDAVSEERVEEFTEIVQGIGAIPINISYEEHDKVVATISHLPHLIAASLVNLVKHNDSKNEYMKTMAAGGFKDITRIASSSPEMWEQICMTNNTNISDMLQKYIDSLLEIKEDLDQHKGQGIFDLISESRDYRDSIEDRNNSLISRSYNVYCNIIDESGAIATIATILATNGVSIKNIGIIHNREFEDGVLKISFYDETSANKAVEQLERHRYNVIKRK; this is encoded by the coding sequence ATGAGAGAACATATTACTTTTGGATTTGTAGGAATTGGTTTAATAGGGGGTTCAATTGCCAAGGCACTTAGACGTGTTTACCCAAGTTGTAAGATTATTGTATACAATCGAAGCGCTGAGCCTAGAGTTATGGCTATCAATGACGGAACTGCCAATATTGCTGTTCCACAAGTTAATGAAACTTTTAATGAGTGTGATTATATTTTTCTTTGCACTCCTGTTGAAAAAAATGTTGAATATTTAAAGATTCTTAAAGATATTATAAAAGATGATTGCATTATCACTGACGTGGGAAGTGTTAAAGGCAATATCCATAAGGCTGTTGAAGAACTTGGGCTGGAGAAAAATTTTATTGGCGGACATCCAATGGCCGGTTCTGAAAAAACAAGCTACACTTATGCTAATGACCGTCTGGTTGAAAATGCATACTATGCCATTACTCCTACTGACGCTGTTAGTGAAGAGCGTGTTGAAGAGTTTACTGAAATCGTTCAGGGTATTGGGGCTATTCCAATTAATATATCATATGAAGAACATGATAAGGTAGTTGCTACAATCAGTCACCTGCCACATCTTATTGCTGCCAGCCTTGTTAATCTGGTTAAGCATAATGATTCAAAAAATGAATATATGAAAACTATGGCAGCCGGTGGTTTTAAGGATATTACAAGAATTGCTTCTTCTTCACCTGAAATGTGGGAACAGATTTGTATGACAAACAATACTAATATTAGTGACATGTTACAGAAATATATTGACAGCCTTCTTGAAATTAAAGAAGACCTTGACCAGCATAAGGGACAGGGCATTTTTGATTTAATTTCAGAAAGCCGTGACTACCGCGACAGCATTGAAGACCGTAACAACAGTCTTATTTCAAGAAGCTACAATGTTTACTGCAACATTATAGATGAATCCGGTGCAATAGCTACAATTGCCACAATACTTGCAACAAACGGAGTCAGCATCAAAAACATCGGCATTATACATAATAGAGAATTTGAAGATGGCGTATTAAAGATTTCATTCTATGATGAAACATCAGCCAACAAAGCTGTGGAACAACTTGAACGCCATAGATATAATGTAATAAAAAGAAAATAG
- a CDS encoding ABC transporter permease: protein MKNPLNKRYFRELKNDFGKYIALCLFLIVTIGFCSGFLVADGSIKGAYDESFEKYNIEDGHFILAKEADSSLIDKLEKENLSIGQLFYKDVDRKNNHTIRLYKNRTKVNKACLMDGNMPKADDEIAIDRLYGENNNIVIGDKIDIGNKDYKVTAYIALSDYSALFKNNTDMMFDANKFSVAIVTDKAFDDVETEAKYCYTWNYTSDSEKNMSDKQLTKKSEKIQDILTESGLLTDYVLQRDNQAINFTGEDMGGDMVMVMVLLYIVMAIIAFVFGITTRNTIEQEAGAIGTLRASGYTKQEMVRHYFVLPALITFIAAVIGNILGYTVMKFYVASMYYGSYSLPTYVTKWNADAFILTTVIPCIIVFVVTLIVLNVSLRISPLQFLRHDLKKNKKSKVVKLPNFKFKTRFRLRIIFQNTSTYITLFLGILFASVLLMFGMMMSPLLTNFKDRVLDSKIANYQYILKAPIEVDDKDTEKYAVSALNTTDSEEEITIYGVNEDSKYINTKNIPDTRNQVLVSKGYMEKYGLKENQTIELKEKFGSKKYKFTIKGTYVYPASLCIFMTRENFNKVFDKDKDYFCGYFSNKKLDIDDMYVASIITEKDLTVMSDQLEDSMGQAFYLFWGFATLIYIIVIYILAKMIIEKNKQSISMIKILGYTDKEVSSLYNIATAIIVIASMIICVPMSAYIIKYIYYVMMKDFNGWLDYYIAPWIYPGMVLIGVVCYFVVHIIQMKKIKKIPMEQALKNVE from the coding sequence ATGAAAAATCCTCTTAATAAAAGATATTTCAGAGAATTAAAAAATGATTTTGGCAAGTATATAGCACTGTGCCTCTTTCTTATAGTTACCATTGGATTTTGTTCAGGATTTTTAGTTGCCGATGGAAGTATAAAGGGCGCATATGATGAAAGCTTCGAGAAGTACAATATAGAAGACGGTCATTTTATTCTTGCAAAAGAAGCAGACAGCAGCCTTATAGATAAGCTTGAAAAAGAAAATCTTTCAATAGGTCAGTTGTTCTATAAGGATGTGGACAGAAAGAATAATCACACAATCAGATTATACAAGAATCGTACTAAGGTTAATAAAGCATGTTTAATGGATGGCAATATGCCAAAGGCAGATGATGAAATTGCAATTGACAGACTTTATGGAGAAAATAATAATATTGTAATTGGCGATAAAATCGATATAGGTAATAAAGACTACAAAGTTACTGCCTATATTGCATTATCAGATTACAGTGCATTATTTAAAAACAATACTGATATGATGTTTGATGCAAATAAGTTCTCAGTTGCTATTGTAACAGACAAGGCTTTTGATGATGTAGAAACAGAGGCGAAGTATTGTTATACATGGAATTATACTAGTGATTCAGAAAAGAATATGTCAGACAAGCAACTTACAAAAAAATCTGAAAAGATTCAGGATATTCTTACAGAATCAGGTCTTTTGACAGATTATGTTTTACAAAGAGATAATCAGGCAATTAATTTTACAGGTGAAGATATGGGTGGCGATATGGTAATGGTTATGGTATTACTTTATATCGTTATGGCAATTATAGCTTTTGTATTTGGTATAACAACAAGAAATACAATTGAACAGGAAGCAGGAGCAATCGGAACACTTAGAGCTTCAGGTTACACAAAACAGGAAATGGTAAGACATTACTTCGTATTGCCGGCACTTATTACTTTTATTGCGGCAGTAATCGGTAACATCCTTGGCTATACAGTAATGAAATTTTATGTTGCTTCAATGTATTACGGAAGTTATTCACTTCCAACTTATGTAACAAAATGGAACGCAGACGCTTTCATTCTTACAACTGTAATACCTTGCATAATTGTATTTGTTGTAACATTAATTGTACTTAATGTTTCACTTAGAATTTCACCGTTACAGTTTTTACGTCACGACTTAAAGAAAAACAAGAAGAGCAAAGTAGTAAAACTTCCAAACTTTAAGTTCAAAACAAGATTTAGATTAAGAATAATTTTTCAAAATACATCAACGTATATAACATTATTCTTAGGAATATTGTTTGCCAGCGTCCTTCTTATGTTTGGTATGATGATGTCACCTTTACTTACAAACTTTAAGGATAGAGTATTGGATTCAAAAATTGCAAACTACCAATATATTTTGAAAGCACCAATTGAAGTAGATGACAAAGATACTGAAAAGTATGCAGTATCAGCACTTAATACAACAGACAGCGAAGAAGAAATAACAATATATGGTGTTAACGAAGATTCTAAATATATTAACACTAAGAACATTCCTGACACAAGGAATCAGGTACTTGTATCTAAAGGATATATGGAGAAGTATGGTTTAAAAGAAAACCAGACAATAGAGCTTAAAGAAAAATTTGGCAGTAAAAAATACAAATTTACAATAAAAGGAACTTACGTTTATCCGGCATCATTATGTATCTTTATGACAAGAGAGAACTTTAACAAAGTATTCGATAAGGATAAAGATTATTTCTGTGGATATTTTTCAAATAAGAAGCTGGATATAGATGATATGTATGTGGCATCAATTATTACTGAAAAAGACTTAACAGTTATGTCAGACCAGTTAGAAGACTCAATGGGGCAGGCATTTTATTTGTTCTGGGGATTTGCCACATTAATCTATATCATAGTAATCTACATCCTTGCAAAGATGATTATAGAAAAGAACAAACAGTCAATTTCAATGATAAAAATTCTTGGATACACAGACAAAGAAGTAAGCTCACTTTACAACATTGCCACAGCAATAATAGTTATTGCATCAATGATTATATGCGTGCCAATGTCAGCATATATAATTAAATATATATATTATGTAATGATGAAAGATTTTAATGGATGGCTTGATTACTATATTGCACCATGGATATATCCGGGTATGGTATTAATAGGCGTTGTATGTTACTTTGTGGTTCATATAATTCAGATGAAGAAAATCAAGAAAATACCAATGGAACAGGCACTAAAGAATGTGGAATAG